One Malus sylvestris chromosome 14, drMalSylv7.2, whole genome shotgun sequence DNA segment encodes these proteins:
- the LOC126598646 gene encoding transcription factor bHLH162-like: MKGCNSESSSKPDRKTVERNRRIHMKSLCFKLASLVPPQHFKTTNSKDTMSQQNQLDTAASYIKKLRERIENLKERNEKAMRSQLGSSKSDIGYIDPEKTAMMGSRLPVIELRDSGSSIEVMLISGLNKNFMFYEVISVLEEEGAEVVSASFTTIGDKVFHSVHAQVKISRVGVDTSTVLQRLQDLM; the protein is encoded by the exons atgaagGGGTGTAACAGTGAGTCGTCTTCCAAACCGGACAGGAAGACAGTGGAGAGAAACAGAAGAATTCACATGAAAAGTCTCTGCTTCAAGCTTGCTTCACTTGTTCCTCCCCAACACTTCAAAACCACCAATTCCAAG GATACCATGTCACAGCAAAATCAGCTTGATACTGCGGCATCCTATATAAAGAAACTGAGAGAGAGAATCGAGAATCTGAAAGAGAGGAACGAGAAAGCAATGAGGTCACAATTAGGCAGTTCTAAGTCTGACATTGGCTATATTGACCCAGAAAAAACCGCGATGATGGGCTCAAGATTGCCAGTTATTGAATTAAGAGACTCGGGTTCAAGCATAGAAGTGATGCTGATCAGTGGGTTGAATAAGAACTTCATGTTTTATGAAGTCATCAGTGTTCTTGAGGAAGAAGGAGCTGAAGTTGTCAGTGCTAGCTTTACCACCATAGGCGATAAAGTTTTCCACTCGGTGCATGCTCAG GTCAAAATTTCTAGAGTTGGAGTAGATACTTCAACGGTATTGCAGAGACTACAGGATTTGATGTAG